A region from the Peromyscus leucopus breed LL Stock chromosome 9, UCI_PerLeu_2.1, whole genome shotgun sequence genome encodes:
- the LOC114692514 gene encoding putative mitochondrial import inner membrane translocase subunit Tim8 A-B encodes MEASWSSPVSAVDAADPQLQRFVEVETQKQRVQLLVHHMTELCWEKCMDKPGPKLDGRAEVCLVNCVERFIDTSQFILNRLEQIQKARPLFSESLSD; translated from the coding sequence ATGGAGGCCAGCTGGTCTTCCCCGGTGAGCGCCGTGGACGCCGCAGACCCGCAGCTGCAGCGTTTCGTGGAGGTGGAGACGCAGAAACAGCGGGTGCAGCTGCTGGTCCACCACATGACGGAGCTGTGCTGGGAGAAGTGCATGGACAAGCCCGGGCCCAAGCTGGACGGCCGGGCCGAGGTCTGCCTGGTGAACTGCGTCGAGCGCTTCATCGACACGAGCCAGTTCATCTTGAATCGACTGGAGCAGATCCAGAAAGCCAGACCGCTCTTCTCCGAAAGCCTCTCTGACTGA